Proteins encoded by one window of Halococcus agarilyticus:
- a CDS encoding formate/nitrite transporter family protein has translation MAEDEETTEETSTPEPTLAARQILGRELEIAVKQINRPLSGLFISAVAAGLNVSFGALMMGMTLTFSGGFESALVQRFVLANVSTVGFVIVIIGQTELFTAHTTLGVLPVIDRRASVADLGQLWGVVLVGNLIGCAAFAGFIAVAGPPLGIVTPEAAGMLADALLGLPWWAILLSGVIAGWLMGLTTWLVAAGRDTVGQVLLIWMVTGVIGFGPFHHALLGTTELLSAMFRGQGVTLAQFGHFLLWTTVGNAVGGSVFVALLNYGQAIKAGDPGDVEVDPETLDES, from the coding sequence ATGGCCGAGGACGAGGAAACCACCGAGGAGACGAGTACGCCGGAACCGACCCTCGCCGCCCGGCAGATACTGGGCCGCGAACTCGAAATCGCGGTCAAACAGATCAACCGCCCGTTGAGCGGGCTGTTCATCTCCGCGGTCGCGGCCGGCCTCAACGTGAGTTTCGGGGCCCTGATGATGGGAATGACGCTGACCTTCTCGGGTGGGTTCGAATCGGCGCTCGTCCAGCGATTCGTACTAGCGAACGTCTCCACCGTTGGGTTTGTCATCGTCATCATCGGCCAGACCGAACTGTTCACCGCCCACACGACGCTGGGCGTGTTGCCCGTCATCGACCGCCGTGCCTCGGTCGCCGATCTCGGTCAGCTCTGGGGCGTAGTTCTGGTCGGCAACTTGATCGGGTGTGCAGCCTTCGCCGGGTTCATCGCCGTCGCCGGACCGCCGCTCGGAATCGTCACGCCCGAAGCGGCCGGGATGCTCGCCGACGCGTTGCTGGGGCTGCCGTGGTGGGCGATCCTCCTAAGCGGCGTCATCGCGGGCTGGCTGATGGGGTTGACGACGTGGCTCGTCGCCGCCGGCCGCGATACGGTCGGGCAGGTGCTCCTCATCTGGATGGTCACGGGAGTGATCGGGTTCGGCCCGTTCCACCACGCGCTCCTCGGGACGACGGAGTTGCTCTCGGCGATGTTCAGGGGGCAGGGTGTCACACTCGCCCAGTTCGGACACTTCCTTCTCTGGACGACGGTCGGCAACGCCGTCGGCGGGTCGGTGTTCGTCGCGTTGCTCAACTACGGCCAGGCGATCAAGGCGGGCGACCCCGGTGACGTCGAGGTGGATCCCGAAACACTCGACGAATCGTGA
- a CDS encoding DUF389 domain-containing protein — MSPTVDVGRISVVGSFSTPTLLTLVIAVVAGAAGALALATDLPVAIAGVAVAAAIVPAAAAVGIGVVWSQPLLALGAFALLLVNVVFINLTALVALFGFGYRPSNLGGFSESLSFTPQTVISTVATVALVVLVVAVLFSTYQYFLFGQTVNRNVDEVLAQPEYSDLELASVSTEYGAAGLLGREGSVTVVVARTAGQQYPQLPERLRNRIAAETNRAVTVEVRFIEYRRVGAG; from the coding sequence GTGTCGCCCACGGTCGACGTCGGCCGGATCTCGGTGGTCGGAAGTTTCTCGACGCCGACGTTGCTCACGCTCGTCATCGCGGTCGTTGCCGGGGCCGCGGGCGCGCTCGCTCTTGCGACCGATCTTCCGGTGGCGATCGCCGGCGTCGCGGTTGCGGCGGCGATCGTCCCGGCCGCCGCCGCGGTCGGTATCGGCGTCGTCTGGTCCCAGCCGCTGCTGGCGCTCGGCGCGTTCGCGTTGCTCCTCGTGAATGTCGTGTTCATCAACCTCACCGCTCTCGTCGCTCTCTTCGGCTTCGGCTATCGGCCCAGCAACCTCGGTGGCTTTTCGGAAAGCCTCTCGTTCACGCCGCAGACGGTCATTTCGACCGTAGCGACCGTTGCCCTCGTCGTCCTCGTCGTCGCGGTGTTGTTCAGTACCTACCAGTACTTCCTGTTCGGACAGACGGTCAATCGGAACGTGGACGAGGTGCTCGCCCAGCCGGAGTACTCGGACCTCGAACTCGCGTCGGTCTCGACCGAGTACGGCGCTGCGGGCCTGCTCGGTCGGGAGGGGTCTGTCACTGTGGTCGTGGCGCGAACCGCCGGGCAACAGTATCCACAGCTACCGGAACGACTCCGAAACAGGATCGCCGCCGAGACGAACAGAGCAGTCACAGTCGAGGTCCGGTTCATCGAGTATCGACGGGTCGGGGCGGGATAA
- a CDS encoding HPP family protein has translation MDDRIATSLHTGLLVAVVGGVAWVTGLPALFPSLGPSAFVLATFPESEASDPRRVIGSHVLGVVAGLVSYHLFASGIVVTSEIVPFSAAGLRLAVSGAVAIVLTVTAMLQFRVRHPPACATTLIVALGLLPTFFQGTLIVAAVVVLVAVQEAILLYDGLTERVGGIVTDRSRSD, from the coding sequence ATGGACGATCGGATCGCCACGAGCCTCCACACGGGACTGCTCGTCGCCGTCGTGGGTGGGGTCGCGTGGGTGACCGGGCTGCCGGCGCTGTTCCCGAGCCTTGGTCCCTCGGCATTCGTGCTTGCGACCTTCCCCGAAAGCGAGGCGAGCGATCCTCGACGGGTGATCGGGAGTCACGTCCTCGGTGTCGTCGCCGGGTTGGTGAGCTATCACCTCTTTGCGAGCGGGATCGTCGTGACGAGCGAGATCGTCCCGTTTTCGGCCGCTGGACTCAGGCTCGCAGTCAGCGGCGCTGTGGCGATCGTCTTGACCGTCACAGCGATGCTCCAGTTCCGCGTCCGGCATCCGCCAGCGTGTGCGACGACGCTGATCGTCGCGCTCGGGTTGTTGCCAACGTTCTTTCAAGGGACGCTGATCGTCGCCGCCGTGGTCGTTCTCGTCGCGGTTCAGGAGGCGATCCTCCTGTACGACGGGCTGACCGAGCGGGTCGGCGGGATCGTGACGGACCGTTCCCGATCGGATTGA
- a CDS encoding universal stress protein, with protein sequence MNGRVLVPLTDSAHSWPGLEHALERFPDADVTVMNVVDPAGAGYGERSADATADDADATGTPAETLFDAAGELASEHGTTLDTALVEGRPAEAIVAFAEEHDVDAIVMGSRGRSGVSRVLLGSVAGTVVQDASVPVTVVP encoded by the coding sequence ATGAACGGGCGAGTCCTGGTCCCGCTGACCGATTCGGCACACTCGTGGCCCGGCCTCGAACACGCGCTCGAACGGTTCCCGGATGCCGACGTCACGGTGATGAACGTCGTCGATCCTGCGGGAGCCGGCTACGGCGAGCGCTCGGCTGACGCCACGGCGGACGACGCCGATGCCACCGGGACGCCAGCCGAGACGCTGTTCGATGCCGCCGGCGAACTGGCGAGCGAACACGGCACGACCCTCGATACGGCGCTCGTCGAGGGGCGTCCCGCCGAGGCGATCGTCGCGTTCGCCGAGGAGCACGACGTCGACGCGATCGTGATGGGGAGCCGTGGACGCTCCGGCGTCTCGCGCGTCCTCCTCGGGAGCGTGGCGGGGACGGTCGTCCAGGATGCGTCCGTTCCGGTCACGGTCGTTCCCTGA
- a CDS encoding site-2 protease family protein: MVSTLVWVLSGLLAYTLVATALQSWGILPNSVRVSGPITTIHTQRGKRFLDWLAGPKRLWRAWANVGVGIALVVMVGSFAAVLLSAVRIFNQPESTVITQPQDALVIPGVNQFLPLSVAPEIVLGLLVGLVVHEGGHGLLCRVEDIDIDSMGLALLAVIPMGAFVEPDEESQARADRGGRTRMFAAGVTNNFAITVIAFALLFGPVVGSIAVAPGVPVGGALNGTPAADADIDRGDVITQVDGQQVANASEFDAALADANRTVEVSLQDGNTTTVQRSVVVTSAIEGGPLATGTTIEAVNGTAVGTERGFHTALENRSTARLATDNGTVTMPVGAATTVTPDGPFANASDGLAGESVVVTRLAGERTENRSALGTALAGTEPDEAVRVEAIVGGEAENYSVRLGENPDTGSGFLGVRIAPGTTGIAVDDFGVRSYPASQYLGLLGGDGGDGAGGAGGLGGSLIARFLAVITLPFASAVPGGGGLVSFAGFVGPVRQYFTVTGPLSFLGGGVFGLANVLFWTGWINVNLGLFNCIPSFPLDGGHILRASTEAVVSRLPIGGREALTGAVTTAVTLAMLGALAIMIFGPTVLAG; encoded by the coding sequence ATGGTTAGCACGCTGGTGTGGGTGCTCTCGGGTCTCCTCGCCTACACCCTCGTCGCGACGGCGCTCCAGTCGTGGGGAATCCTGCCGAACTCGGTCCGGGTGTCGGGTCCGATCACGACGATCCACACCCAGCGCGGGAAGCGCTTTCTCGACTGGCTCGCGGGACCGAAGCGGCTCTGGCGGGCGTGGGCCAACGTCGGCGTCGGGATCGCGCTGGTGGTGATGGTCGGCTCCTTCGCCGCGGTGCTTCTGAGTGCCGTCAGGATCTTCAACCAGCCCGAGTCGACGGTCATCACCCAGCCTCAGGACGCGCTGGTGATCCCCGGGGTCAACCAGTTCCTCCCGCTCTCGGTCGCCCCCGAGATCGTGCTCGGTCTCCTCGTTGGACTGGTGGTTCACGAGGGCGGCCACGGACTGCTCTGTCGGGTCGAGGACATCGACATCGACTCGATGGGGCTCGCGCTGCTCGCGGTGATTCCGATGGGCGCGTTCGTCGAACCCGACGAGGAGAGTCAGGCGCGCGCCGACCGCGGGGGCCGCACCCGGATGTTCGCGGCGGGCGTTACCAACAACTTCGCGATCACCGTGATCGCGTTCGCGCTGCTGTTCGGCCCGGTAGTGGGGTCGATCGCGGTCGCGCCGGGTGTCCCCGTCGGCGGCGCGCTCAACGGCACCCCCGCGGCCGACGCTGACATCGATCGCGGCGACGTCATCACCCAAGTCGACGGACAGCAGGTGGCGAACGCGAGCGAGTTCGACGCCGCGCTCGCCGACGCGAACCGCACGGTCGAGGTCTCGCTACAGGACGGCAACACTACCACGGTACAGCGGTCGGTCGTCGTCACCAGCGCGATCGAAGGCGGTCCGCTCGCCACCGGGACGACGATCGAGGCGGTCAACGGTACGGCCGTCGGCACCGAGCGTGGGTTCCACACGGCACTCGAAAACCGATCGACGGCACGGCTCGCCACCGACAACGGAACGGTCACGATGCCGGTCGGGGCGGCCACGACCGTGACGCCCGATGGCCCGTTCGCGAACGCGAGCGACGGGCTGGCCGGCGAGTCGGTGGTCGTCACTCGCCTCGCGGGCGAGCGCACGGAGAACCGGTCGGCGTTGGGCACCGCCCTCGCTGGGACGGAACCTGACGAGGCGGTTCGCGTCGAGGCGATCGTCGGTGGCGAAGCCGAGAACTACTCGGTCCGACTCGGTGAGAACCCCGACACTGGAAGCGGGTTCCTGGGGGTTCGGATCGCACCAGGTACGACCGGGATCGCCGTCGACGACTTCGGCGTTCGATCGTATCCCGCCTCGCAGTACCTCGGGTTGCTCGGCGGTGACGGTGGCGACGGAGCGGGCGGAGCCGGTGGGCTGGGCGGTTCGCTGATCGCCCGGTTCCTCGCGGTGATCACGCTGCCCTTTGCGAGTGCGGTCCCGGGAGGCGGTGGCCTCGTCAGCTTCGCGGGCTTCGTCGGTCCGGTTCGTCAGTACTTCACAGTGACGGGGCCGCTGTCGTTCCTCGGCGGTGGCGTGTTCGGTCTCGCGAACGTGCTGTTCTGGACCGGCTGGATCAACGTGAATCTCGGGCTGTTCAACTGCATCCCGTCCTTTCCGCTCGACGGCGGACACATCCTCCGGGCAAGCACCGAGGCGGTGGTCTCGCGGCTCCCGATCGGCGGGCGCGAGGCGCTCACCGGTGCAGTGACGACCGCCGTGACGCTCGCGATGCTCGGCGCGCTCGCGATCATGATCTTCGGACCGACGGTGCTCGCGGGCTGA
- the lysS gene encoding lysine--tRNA ligase codes for MTDDGPTDREMADTTIDDPYVLSGSQSHDFWAVSVAERILERGPDDPIVIKGGISPSGVPHLGNMNEIARGYFVAEALRERRAARPEGEPPDTRTGNGVTRERGHTVRQVFTADDRDPLRKVPRKLADLDGNVVGLGEVDAGALGRNLGKPYTAIPDPFGCCDSYGAHFSNLIERSADLLDVPVETVSNTELYESGAFDDVIHHLLEHREQARSVLAKYQDKVDDDYVPFRPICAECGHVTETDAVQSVDLDAETVEYVCTDVEAGDRIIEGCGHEGTATFREGKLPWRFEWPAQWQVLDVDFEPFGKDHAEGSWPSGADIARNVLGDVPPVPMAYEWFTLDGEAFSSSAGHVIMVQEVLELIEPEVLRYFFTKDPSTARDFSVERVDQLVDEFDRFERAYFDESGTEARSRETVEVAYPAVVGDNAEPRLRLPYTFAAVLGMTDDAELREKMARREDHIPTDASEEAVADALARVRGARTWAERVDNAYNYRLAADLPATEFDAATEAALDDLADFVEAGHAGEAIQSEIFETARDHDLDPGELFAAGYRLFFDTDQGPQLGTFLADLDRAFVVRRLRREA; via the coding sequence ATGACTGACGACGGGCCGACTGACCGCGAAATGGCGGACACCACTATCGACGATCCGTACGTCCTCAGCGGCTCGCAGTCACACGACTTTTGGGCTGTATCGGTTGCGGAGCGAATCCTCGAACGTGGCCCCGACGATCCAATCGTCATCAAGGGTGGGATCTCGCCGTCGGGGGTGCCCCACCTCGGGAACATGAACGAGATCGCGCGGGGGTACTTCGTGGCGGAGGCGTTGCGTGAGCGGCGGGCGGCGCGACCGGAGGGAGAGCCGCCAGATACGCGAACGGGGAACGGAGTGACCCGTGAACGGGGACACACGGTTCGGCAGGTGTTCACCGCCGACGACCGCGATCCGCTTCGGAAGGTTCCCCGCAAGCTCGCCGACCTCGACGGCAACGTCGTCGGCCTCGGCGAGGTCGACGCCGGCGCGCTCGGTCGCAATCTCGGCAAGCCCTACACCGCGATTCCCGACCCCTTTGGCTGCTGTGATTCCTACGGCGCGCACTTCTCGAACCTCATCGAGCGGAGCGCCGACCTGCTCGACGTCCCCGTCGAGACGGTCTCGAACACCGAACTCTACGAGTCGGGTGCGTTCGACGACGTGATTCACCACCTCCTCGAACACCGCGAGCAGGCACGGAGCGTGCTCGCGAAGTACCAGGACAAGGTCGACGACGACTACGTTCCCTTCCGGCCTATCTGCGCCGAGTGTGGCCACGTCACCGAGACGGACGCCGTCCAAAGCGTTGATCTCGACGCTGAAACTGTCGAGTACGTCTGTACTGACGTCGAGGCCGGCGATCGGATCATCGAGGGCTGCGGCCACGAGGGAACTGCGACCTTCCGCGAGGGAAAACTCCCGTGGCGCTTCGAGTGGCCCGCCCAGTGGCAGGTGCTGGACGTGGACTTCGAGCCGTTCGGGAAGGACCACGCCGAGGGCTCGTGGCCGAGCGGGGCCGACATCGCCCGGAACGTCCTCGGCGACGTTCCTCCAGTCCCGATGGCCTACGAGTGGTTCACGCTCGACGGCGAGGCGTTCTCGTCCTCAGCGGGCCACGTCATCATGGTCCAGGAGGTGCTCGAACTGATCGAACCCGAGGTGCTCCGGTACTTCTTCACCAAGGACCCGAGCACGGCGCGGGACTTCTCGGTCGAGCGGGTCGATCAGCTTGTCGACGAGTTCGACCGCTTCGAGCGGGCGTACTTCGACGAATCGGGAACCGAGGCCCGATCGAGGGAGACCGTCGAGGTTGCCTACCCGGCAGTTGTCGGCGACAACGCGGAGCCACGGCTCCGGCTTCCGTACACCTTCGCCGCCGTGCTCGGGATGACCGACGACGCCGAACTCCGCGAGAAGATGGCGCGTCGTGAGGATCACATTCCCACGGACGCCTCCGAGGAAGCCGTCGCGGACGCGCTCGCGCGAGTCCGTGGCGCGCGCACCTGGGCCGAGCGCGTCGACAACGCCTACAACTACCGCCTCGCCGCCGACCTCCCTGCCACGGAGTTCGACGCCGCCACCGAGGCCGCGCTCGACGACCTCGCCGATTTCGTCGAAGCGGGTCACGCCGGCGAGGCGATCCAGAGCGAGATCTTCGAGACCGCGCGGGACCACGATCTCGATCCGGGTGAGCTGTTCGCCGCTGGCTACCGGCTCTTCTTCGACACCGACCAGGGACCGCAGCTCGGCACGTTCCTCGCCGATCTCGACCGCGCGTTCGTGGTTCGTCGTCTCCGGCGCGAGGCGTAA
- the pyrH gene encoding UMP kinase: MKLVLSLGGSVLAPRDPERVGAHAAVIENLVEAGHTVGAVVGGGTVAREYIHTARELGANEIELDQLGVDTTRLNARLLIAALSERAATRPARDYETAGAALRRGEIAVMGGVAPGQTTDAVSAALAEYAGADLLVYATSVPGVFDADPAEDDGAHRFEELSATELVDVIADIEMTAGASAPVDLLAAKIIERSGVRTVVLDGTDPDRVAEVVDSGSHDGTDIIPQAADEPTYWAMDD; this comes from the coding sequence ATGAAACTCGTTCTCTCGCTCGGCGGGAGCGTTCTCGCACCCAGAGACCCCGAACGCGTCGGCGCGCACGCCGCCGTCATCGAGAACCTCGTCGAAGCGGGCCACACCGTCGGTGCGGTCGTCGGCGGCGGCACCGTCGCGCGAGAGTACATCCACACCGCCCGCGAGCTCGGCGCGAACGAGATCGAACTCGATCAGTTGGGGGTCGACACCACCCGGCTCAATGCCCGCCTCCTGATCGCGGCACTCTCGGAGCGCGCGGCGACCCGCCCCGCACGGGACTACGAGACTGCGGGCGCAGCGCTCAGGCGCGGCGAGATCGCGGTCATGGGCGGCGTCGCACCGGGTCAGACCACCGACGCGGTGAGCGCCGCGCTCGCGGAGTACGCCGGCGCGGATCTCCTCGTCTATGCCACCAGCGTTCCGGGCGTGTTCGACGCCGATCCCGCAGAGGACGACGGCGCACACCGGTTCGAGGAGCTCTCGGCCACCGAGCTCGTCGACGTGATCGCCGACATCGAGATGACCGCCGGTGCGAGCGCGCCAGTCGACCTGCTCGCGGCGAAGATCATCGAGCGCTCGGGCGTGCGGACCGTGGTCCTCGACGGTACCGATCCCGACCGAGTCGCGGAGGTCGTCGACTCCGGCAGCCACGACGGCACCGACATCATTCCCCAAGCCGCGGACGAACCCACCTACTGGGCGATGGATGACTGA